CCGAATTTGCTTGCGAAGCGCGCGGACCTGTCTTACGATCTTCATTGGTCGCGACGATCGGATCGCGCGGCAATCGCTTCGCAAGCTTTTCTCCGGGGCAAACCATTCACATGGGTCAAAAAGGGGCCAGTTCACCGTGGATCGTTCATCCAGTTCGTCGGCCGGCGCTGCGGCTGCCGGTGTTCACTGCGGAAAATGTGGCGGGCCAGATTTCGAGCTCGGCTATCGAATAAAACTCTGCGCCGCTTGCCGGCGAGAACTTTCGCGCCGGCCGTTGCCAGGCTGGATTTGCGCCACGATGGTGATCGTGGTTTTGACGGTGTTTACAGCGTCGATCTTATCGCCGACGTCGCTCATGACCGGCGTGGCTTTCGAGCGCGGTCAGCGGGCCGAGCAGCAGGGAGACTACGCCACGGCCGTCAGCGAATACAAAAAGGTTCTCGAACGATTTCCCGATTCGACCGTCGCCACCGCCCGGCTCGGGATCGCCTATGCCGAGGCCGGGAACGATGCCGAAGCGATGCAGCAACTCGGCAAACTCGGCGGCCGCAAAACGTCGCCAAAGCTGGCCGAGGAAGTGCATTACGCCATGGATCAGATCTACACTCGAATCGAAACGAATGCCCGGCGTTCAAAACCGGCAGCCGACAGCGACAGCGGAGACTCACGATGATTATCATCCCTGGGCAACTGATCGCACTGCTGACGTTTCCGGGCGTGATCGTGCATGAAATTGCGCATCAACTGTTTTGCCGTTGGTTCGGCGTGGCCGTATTCGACGTGTGCTATTTTCGCTTCGGCAATCCGGTGGGCTATGTGGTCCATGAGCCGCCGCGCACATTCAAACAAAGCTTTTTCATTTCCGTCGGACCGCTGTTCGTCAACACTTTTTTGGGCGCGATGATCGCTTTTCCGGCGATGATTCCCGTCGGGCAGTTCGAAGCCGGAACGCCGCTCGACTATGTGATTATCTGGCTTGGCGTTTCGATCGCGATGCATGCTTTTCCAAGCACCGGCGATGCCATGTCGCTATGGCGGGCGGCCAAGGAGTTTCATGGCGGATTCTTGGCGAAAATCATCGCGGCGCCGGTTGTCGGCATGATTTACCTGTGCGCCCTCGGCCGAATCTTCTGGCTCGACGCGATTTTCGGCGTCGCCGTCTGCTGGGCAATCCCGACGCTGCTCGTCTATGCGCTTTCGTGAGTGCGCGTGGCGAACTTGCGGACGACAGGATCCTGCCCGGTCCGGATCAGGTCCGCGACGCACTCCCTTGCTAGCGCGGCGGGCTCCGCGCTCTAACCAATCAACACGGCGGCGAGCCGATCGAGGCTTTGGCTCCAGCCGATGTTCATGCCGATTTTCAATAGGGCGTCGCGCACGGCGGCCGACTCAAAGCGGATGCGGACCGTCAGCGTTGTTTTGCCGGCGGCTTCCGCGAACGTCACCGTGGCAAGCCCCTCCAGACCGGGATTACCTTGTCCTTTCGGTCGACTCGGGTTCACCATGTCGTGCCATTCGTCCGACAGCTCGGAATGGTTGATGGTCATCACCAGCCGCTCCGGCTCGACGACTTCGACGTAAACACCCTTCGCCGGATGCTGGCTGCCATCGGGGCCGCGCATTACGATTCGCCACGCGCCGCCCGGCCGCGCATCCAACTCGCAGATCGGATTGGTGAACCCATTCGGCCCCCACCACTCGGCCATTTGCCGCGGATCGGTCCAGGCCTTGAAAACCGACTGCCGCGGGGCATCGAACGTGCGTGTGACGACAAAATCGCGATCCAACGGGTCGCTGCCGGCGATCGATGCGACCTGCTCTCCCAGCCGGCCGAGCGTTTGTTCTAGCCCCTCGACGGCATTGTACGTCTTGATGGTGCGATCGAGTTCCTCGGCCGACTCGAAGACCATCCGCATCGTGAGCTTCGTTTCTTGGCCGTCGGGGCCATGCGGCTCGAATGTCACGGTCGTCTGAAAATGGGGAGGCGAAACATGCGAATACACGATCCGCTCGGGCCGCACGACCTCGCGGTAGATATTCTTGTTCGGGTAATCGGTGCCGTCGGGGCCATGCATGATGAACTGCCACTCGCCGCCGGGCCGGACATCCATC
Above is a genomic segment from Pirellulales bacterium containing:
- a CDS encoding SRPBCC domain-containing protein yields the protein MAEKNHQQSPTQTSSADREIVAVRIFNAPRELVFQLWTDPVHLGKWYGPNGFTITMQVMDVRPGGEWQFIMHGPDGTDYPNKNIYREVVRPERIVYSHVSPPHFQTTVTFEPHGPDGQETKLTMRMVFESAEELDRTIKTYNAVEGLEQTLGRLGEQVASIAGSDPLDRDFVVTRTFDAPRQSVFKAWTDPRQMAEWWGPNGFTNPICELDARPGGAWRIVMRGPDGSQHPAKGVYVEVVEPERLVMTINHSELSDEWHDMVNPSRPKGQGNPGLEGLATVTFAEAAGKTTLTVRIRFESAAVRDALLKIGMNIGWSQSLDRLAAVLIG
- a CDS encoding tetratricopeptide repeat protein → MVIVVLTVFTASILSPTSLMTGVAFERGQRAEQQGDYATAVSEYKKVLERFPDSTVATARLGIAYAEAGNDAEAMQQLGKLGGRKTSPKLAEEVHYAMDQIYTRIETNARRSKPAADSDSGDSR
- a CDS encoding metalloprotease family protein, which codes for MIIIPGQLIALLTFPGVIVHEIAHQLFCRWFGVAVFDVCYFRFGNPVGYVVHEPPRTFKQSFFISVGPLFVNTFLGAMIAFPAMIPVGQFEAGTPLDYVIIWLGVSIAMHAFPSTGDAMSLWRAAKEFHGGFLAKIIAAPVVGMIYLCALGRIFWLDAIFGVAVCWAIPTLLVYALS